The Paenibacillus dendritiformis region GCGATCCTGATCGCCGCTGGAATCGGTGTGTTCATCTGGGGGGCGCTCTATATTCATACCCCAGTATTCTATGTGAACGGCGACAAATATGCCAAGAAGAGCGAGGACGAGCATGGAATCCTCTATGAAACCCGCGGAGCAGGCCCGGCTATTGCCGTCAGCGGCCCGCCCGAGGCCAAATCGGTTCACGTCGGGGATAACCTCTATTAAGTGAGCGTAGAATCGGAATCCGACTCGTACCGCGGCTCGATCTACCGTATCGACTACCCGGACCAATCCCGTATCGTCGGCGCCTATTATCGCGGTTCGGGACTCTTTTACAGGCAGACGCATAACGGGTACGAGCCGCTATATCCCGATGTCGGGCCTTATGTCGGCGGCAAGTCGCTTGAGCCAGTGAACTGGGACAAGCTCAAGGCCGGCGTTATTATGAAAATGGCTTATGAGTCGAACCAGAGCACGCAAGGGAAACCTTTGTATTACTATCTCGTTTTTGTCGTCATCCTGATTGGCTTGGCCGGATTCTACTGTCCGGAAGCCGCATTCTATCTCGGTTATCCGATCTGGGTGGAGAATCCGAAGCCAAGCGATGATTATATTATTGCGGCCAAAGCAGGAGCTGTCCTCGCGGTCCTGTTCGGATTCTTTCTGATTCTCCGCGCTCTAGGCATATCTTCGTAGACCGTGTATGATAGGAAGGCATATTCCGGAATGGACCAAAATTATAGGGTAACGGAGGGATAAGGTGAAAATATTAGTGCTTGGCGGAACGAGATTTTTCGGCAAAAAGCTGGTGCACAAGCTGCTGGACAGCGGTGCCAAGGTGACGATTGCCACGCGCGGCGTGACACCGGATCCGTTCGGCGATCGGGTTATCCGCGTCCAGGCGGATCGCAAGGACCGCGACTCGCTGCGGGCAGCGGTCGGGGATCAGGTCTGGGATGTTGTCTACGACAATATCTGCTATACGCCGCGGGAAGCGCTGATGGCATGTGAGCTCTTCACAGGGAAAGTGAAGAATTATATTTTCACCTCGACGTTGTCGGTATACGGCTGCGCTTCCACCGGTCATCCGGAAGCGGATTTCGATCCGTATCGTTATCGGTATGAGACGGATCCGGAAGCCGAAGCGGACTATGGCGAAGGAAAGCGGCAGGCGGAGGCCGTCTTCTTCCAGCGCGCCGATTTCCCCGTGCATGCGGTCCGCTTTCCGATTGTGCTGGGGGAGGACGACTATACGCGGCGGCTTCATTTCCATGTGGACCGGATCCGTCAGGGGGAGCCGATTGGCATTCCGAACCGGGAGGCGAAGATGTCGTTCATCAGCTCGGATGAAGCGGCTTCGTTCCTGTACTGGCTGAAGGAGCAGACCGATGCGGGACCAATCAATGCTTGCTCCATCGGAGAACTGTCGCTCGATCGCATCCTCGCCATCGTGGAAGAGGCTGTCGGCAGAACGGCGATCGTTGAGCCGCCGTCGGATGGGAACCGTTCGCCATTCGGCGTTCCAGATCATTGGTTCATGGATAATCGCCGGGCGCGGGAAGCCGGATTCGAGTTCCCTGAAGTGACAGAGTGGTTCATTCCGCTCGTGCGCAAGCTGGCGCGGAATTGACTAGGTTAGCAGGAGGAATGTAAGAATGTTCATAAATGTGAAGTCACGGCTGCGGGAGGCGGTCATTCGCGATCTCATCGAGCTGTGTGTATTTCCCGACCCGGATAAGGTGGAAGCTGTATTGAAAACGTATGAGCAGAATCCCGGAGACGAGCTGTGGGGATATGAGAGCGAAGGCGAGGTTGTGGGCATCATCGGCTTCCGGAAGCATGGGAAGGAGATTGAGATTCTTCATATCGCCGTTCATCCGGAGCTGCGGGGCGCAGGGTTCGGCAGGGGCATGATCTTGGAGCTCATTCATCAGGAGCAGCCGGATGTGGTCAAGGCCGAGACCGATGAGGAAGCGGTCGATTTTTATCGGAATATCGGATTCGTGATTGAGAGCCGAGGCGAAGTCTACCCGGGTGTGGAACGGT contains the following coding sequences:
- a CDS encoding GNAT family N-acetyltransferase, which gives rise to MFINVKSRLREAVIRDLIELCVFPDPDKVEAVLKTYEQNPGDELWGYESEGEVVGIIGFRKHGKEIEILHIAVHPELRGAGFGRGMILELIHQEQPDVVKAETDEEAVDFYRNIGFVIESRGEVYPGVERFTCTYETHPEEQ
- a CDS encoding NAD-dependent epimerase/dehydratase family protein; this encodes MKILVLGGTRFFGKKLVHKLLDSGAKVTIATRGVTPDPFGDRVIRVQADRKDRDSLRAAVGDQVWDVVYDNICYTPREALMACELFTGKVKNYIFTSTLSVYGCASTGHPEADFDPYRYRYETDPEAEADYGEGKRQAEAVFFQRADFPVHAVRFPIVLGEDDYTRRLHFHVDRIRQGEPIGIPNREAKMSFISSDEAASFLYWLKEQTDAGPINACSIGELSLDRILAIVEEAVGRTAIVEPPSDGNRSPFGVPDHWFMDNRRAREAGFEFPEVTEWFIPLVRKLARN